In Azospirillaceae bacterium, a genomic segment contains:
- the acnA gene encoding aconitate hydratase AcnA — MSTITGHDTLKTRRSLSVGSKSYDYFSLKAAEAAGLGDLSRLPYSLKVLLENLLRFEDGRTVSVDDVKAAAQWLVDRRSDREIAYRPARVLMQDFTGVPAVCDLAAMREAMVGLGGKPERINPLTAVDLVIDHSVMVDYFGGPEAFQKNVDVEFQRNGERYAFLRWGQKAFNNFRVVPPGTGICHQVNVEYLAQTVWTDGDQTGATVAYPDTLVGTDSHTTMVNGMGVLGWGVGGIEAEAAMLGQPISMLIPEVIGFRLTGKLKEGATATDLVLTVTQMLRKKGVVGKFVEFFGPGLDALTLADRSTIANMAPEYGATCGIFPIDAETVRFLKFTGRDADRVALVEAYAKAQGMWRDADSPEPVFTDTLELDLNSVESSLAGPKRPQDRVLLSNAKAEFANVFAKDYAGKADSNPAQVAGSDFTVDHGDVVIAAITSCTNTSNPNVLVAAGLLAKKAVEAGLTTKPWVKTSLAPGSQVVTDYLNAAGLTPYLDKLGFNLVGYGCTTCIGNSGPLPEAIGAAVDANDLLACSVLSGNRNFEGRVNPQVKANYLASPPLVVAYALAGTLRKDLTTEPLGKDKNGKDVFLKDIWPSSAEIDAAISSSLTPEMYRSRYANVFLGPQQWQSIETATGLTYKWEDDSTYVKLPPIFEGMTTTPGAVHDVKKARPLAILGDSITTDHISPAGSIKKTSPAGTYLISHGVEPVDFNGYGARRGNHEVMMRGTFANIRIKNEMVPGVEGGVTKYIPTGDVMSIYDASMKYQAEGTPLVVFAGQEYGTGSSRDWAAKGTRLLGVRAVVAESFERIHRSNLIGMGVLALQFKDGVTRKSLGLDGTEIVDITGVEAGLKPRMDLTLTITRADGKVETVPVLCRIDTLDEVDYFKHGGILHYVLRNMLNQPQAAE, encoded by the coding sequence GTGTCCACGATCACCGGTCACGACACGCTGAAAACCCGCCGCAGCTTGAGCGTCGGCAGCAAGAGCTACGACTACTTCAGCCTCAAGGCCGCCGAGGCCGCCGGCCTGGGCGACCTGTCCCGCCTGCCCTACAGCCTGAAGGTGCTGCTGGAAAACCTGCTGCGCTTCGAGGACGGGCGCACCGTCAGCGTCGACGACGTGAAGGCCGCCGCCCAGTGGCTGGTCGACCGCCGCAGCGACCGTGAGATCGCCTACCGCCCCGCGCGCGTGCTGATGCAGGACTTCACCGGCGTCCCCGCCGTGTGCGACCTGGCCGCGATGCGCGAAGCCATGGTGGGCCTGGGCGGCAAGCCGGAGCGGATCAACCCGCTGACCGCCGTGGACCTGGTCATCGACCATTCCGTGATGGTGGACTACTTCGGCGGCCCCGAAGCCTTCCAGAAGAACGTGGACGTGGAATTCCAGCGCAATGGCGAGCGCTACGCGTTCCTGCGCTGGGGCCAGAAGGCCTTCAACAACTTCCGCGTCGTGCCGCCCGGCACCGGCATCTGCCACCAGGTGAACGTTGAGTACCTGGCCCAGACCGTGTGGACCGACGGCGACCAGACCGGCGCCACCGTCGCCTACCCCGACACCCTGGTCGGCACCGACAGCCACACCACCATGGTGAACGGCATGGGCGTGCTGGGCTGGGGCGTGGGCGGCATTGAGGCCGAGGCGGCCATGCTGGGCCAGCCCATCTCCATGCTGATCCCGGAAGTCATCGGCTTCCGCCTGACGGGCAAGCTGAAGGAGGGGGCGACCGCCACCGACCTGGTGCTGACCGTCACCCAGATGCTGCGCAAGAAGGGCGTGGTCGGCAAGTTCGTGGAATTCTTCGGCCCCGGCCTGGATGCCCTGACCCTGGCCGACCGTTCCACCATCGCCAACATGGCCCCGGAATACGGCGCCACCTGCGGCATCTTCCCGATCGACGCCGAGACCGTGCGCTTCCTGAAGTTCACCGGCCGTGACGCCGACCGCGTCGCCCTGGTGGAAGCCTACGCCAAGGCCCAGGGCATGTGGCGCGATGCCGACAGCCCCGAGCCCGTGTTCACCGACACGCTGGAACTGGACCTGAACAGCGTCGAGTCGTCGCTGGCCGGCCCGAAGCGCCCGCAGGACCGGGTGCTGCTGTCCAACGCCAAGGCCGAATTCGCCAACGTGTTCGCCAAGGACTACGCCGGCAAGGCCGACAGCAACCCCGCCCAGGTCGCCGGCTCCGACTTCACGGTCGATCATGGCGACGTGGTGATCGCCGCCATCACCAGCTGCACCAACACCTCCAACCCCAACGTGCTGGTGGCCGCCGGCCTGCTGGCCAAGAAGGCGGTTGAGGCGGGTCTGACCACGAAGCCGTGGGTGAAGACCTCTCTCGCCCCCGGCAGCCAGGTCGTCACCGACTACCTGAACGCCGCCGGCCTGACCCCGTACCTGGACAAGCTGGGCTTCAACCTGGTCGGCTACGGCTGCACCACCTGCATCGGCAACTCCGGCCCCCTGCCGGAAGCCATCGGTGCGGCGGTGGACGCCAACGACCTGCTGGCCTGCTCCGTCCTGTCGGGCAACCGCAACTTCGAAGGCCGCGTCAACCCGCAGGTGAAGGCCAACTACCTGGCCTCGCCACCGCTGGTGGTCGCCTACGCCCTGGCCGGCACGCTGCGCAAGGACCTGACCACCGAGCCGCTGGGCAAGGACAAGAACGGCAAGGACGTCTTCCTGAAGGACATCTGGCCGAGCAGCGCCGAGATCGACGCCGCCATTTCCTCGTCGCTGACGCCGGAAATGTACCGGTCGCGCTACGCCAACGTGTTCCTGGGTCCGCAGCAGTGGCAGTCGATCGAGACCGCCACCGGCCTGACCTACAAGTGGGAAGACGACAGCACCTATGTGAAGCTGCCGCCGATCTTCGAAGGCATGACCACCACCCCGGGTGCGGTGCATGACGTGAAGAAGGCCCGCCCGCTGGCCATCCTGGGCGACAGCATCACCACCGACCATATCTCCCCCGCCGGTTCGATCAAGAAGACCAGCCCCGCTGGCACCTACCTGATCAGCCACGGCGTGGAGCCGGTGGACTTCAACGGCTACGGCGCCCGCCGCGGCAACCACGAAGTCATGATGCGCGGCACCTTCGCCAACATCCGCATCAAGAACGAAATGGTGCCGGGCGTCGAAGGCGGGGTGACCAAGTACATCCCCACCGGCGACGTCATGTCGATCTACGATGCCTCCATGAAGTACCAGGCCGAAGGCACCCCGCTGGTGGTGTTCGCCGGCCAGGAATACGGCACGGGTTCGTCGCGTGACTGGGCCGCCAAGGGCACCCGCCTGCTGGGCGTCCGCGCCGTGGTGGCCGAGAGCTTCGAGCGTATCCACCGCTCCAACCTGATCGGCATGGGCGTCCTGGCCCTGCAGTTCAAGGACGGCGTCACCCGCAAGTCCCTGGGCCTGGACGGCACGGAGATCGTCGACATCACCGGCGTCGAGGCCGGCCTGAAGCCCCGTATGGACCTGACCCTGACCATCACCCGTGCGGATGGCAAGGTCGAGACCGTGCCGGTGCTCTGCCGCATCGACACCCTGGACGAGGTCGACTACTTCAAGCACGGCGGCATCCTGCACTACGTGCTGCGCAACATGCTGAACCAGCCGCAGGCGGCCGAGTAA
- the oppB gene encoding oligopeptide ABC transporter permease OppB, whose protein sequence is MASYALRRLLQAVPTLLAIITLAFFLMRAAPGGPFDGERALPPAIEANLKRAYHLDQPLPAQFAHYLGGVARGDFGPSFTYKDFSVADLLAAGFPISLRLGLAAAMLAVLLGGGLGVVAALRRDGWIDHAVMGLALVGVTLPNFVVAPLLTLLFGLTLHWLPVAGWGDGTLADDLAHMVLPVAALALPQVAVVARLTRSGLVEALRANFVRTARAKGLGGPAILFRHVLRPALLPVVSYLGPAVAGLVTGSVVVEQIFALPGIGRYFVQGAINRDYTLVMGTVILYGTLIVLMNLAVDLAYGLLDPRVRYE, encoded by the coding sequence ATGGCATCCTACGCCTTGAGGCGCCTATTGCAGGCCGTGCCGACCCTGCTGGCCATCATCACGCTGGCTTTTTTCCTGATGCGCGCGGCGCCGGGCGGACCCTTCGATGGTGAGCGCGCCCTGCCGCCGGCGATCGAGGCCAACCTGAAGCGGGCCTATCATCTGGACCAGCCGCTGCCGGCGCAGTTCGCGCATTATCTGGGCGGCGTGGCGCGGGGCGATTTCGGTCCCAGCTTCACCTACAAGGATTTCAGCGTGGCCGACCTGCTGGCCGCCGGTTTTCCCATCTCTCTCCGGCTGGGACTGGCGGCGGCGATGCTGGCCGTGCTGCTGGGCGGGGGCCTGGGGGTCGTGGCGGCGCTGCGCCGGGACGGCTGGATCGACCATGCCGTGATGGGCTTGGCCCTGGTGGGCGTCACCCTGCCCAACTTCGTGGTGGCCCCCCTGCTGACCCTGCTGTTCGGCCTGACCCTGCATTGGCTGCCGGTGGCGGGGTGGGGCGACGGCACCTTGGCGGACGACCTGGCCCACATGGTCCTGCCGGTGGCGGCGCTGGCCCTGCCGCAGGTGGCGGTGGTGGCACGGCTGACCCGTAGCGGCCTGGTGGAGGCCTTGCGCGCCAATTTCGTGCGCACCGCCCGGGCCAAGGGCTTGGGCGGCCCGGCCATCCTGTTCCGCCACGTGCTGCGTCCGGCCTTGCTGCCCGTCGTGTCCTACCTGGGGCCGGCGGTGGCGGGGCTGGTGACGGGGTCGGTGGTGGTGGAGCAGATCTTCGCCCTGCCGGGCATCGGCCGCTATTTCGTGCAGGGCGCCATCAACCGCGACTACACCCTGGTGATGGGCACCGTCATCCTCTATGGCACGCTGATCGTGCTGATGAACTTGGCGGTGGATTTGGCCTATGGGCTGTTGGACCCCCGGGTGCGCTACGAATGA
- a CDS encoding ABC transporter permease subunit yields MRGGRSPWRDAGRRLMGNRAAVVALVLLAAIVLLALVAPWLNPNSYDDVDWDYIATPPTLANHHWFGTDAIGRDLFVRTLLGARVSLMVGLVATGVALVIGVVYGAVAGYAGGRVDALMMRLVDVLYAMPLMFFVIILMVVFGRSILLVFAAIGGVEWLTMARIVRGQTLALKRREFVDAARAAGVRPAGILAHHIIPNLMGPVIVYVTLLVPAVILVESFLSFLGLGVQEPMTSWGVLIADGAQEMEVAPHMLFFPAAFLTATLFCFNLIGEGLRGALEPGDR; encoded by the coding sequence ATGAGGGGCGGCCGGTCGCCCTGGCGGGACGCTGGGCGGCGGCTGATGGGCAACCGCGCGGCCGTCGTGGCCCTGGTTCTACTGGCGGCTATCGTGCTGCTGGCGCTGGTCGCCCCGTGGCTGAACCCCAACAGCTATGACGACGTGGACTGGGACTACATCGCGACCCCGCCCACCCTGGCCAACCACCACTGGTTCGGCACCGACGCCATCGGCCGCGACCTGTTCGTGCGCACGCTGCTGGGTGCCCGGGTCTCGCTGATGGTGGGGCTGGTCGCCACCGGCGTGGCCCTGGTCATCGGTGTCGTCTATGGGGCGGTGGCGGGGTATGCCGGCGGGCGGGTGGATGCCCTGATGATGCGGCTGGTCGACGTGCTGTACGCCATGCCGCTGATGTTTTTCGTCATCATCCTGATGGTGGTGTTCGGGCGCAGCATCCTGCTGGTCTTCGCCGCCATCGGCGGGGTGGAATGGCTGACCATGGCGCGCATCGTGCGCGGCCAGACCCTGGCCCTGAAGCGGCGGGAATTCGTGGACGCGGCGCGTGCCGCCGGCGTGCGGCCGGCCGGCATCCTGGCCCATCATATCATCCCCAACCTGATGGGGCCGGTCATCGTCTACGTCACCCTGCTGGTGCCGGCTGTCATCCTGGTCGAAAGCTTCCTGTCCTTCCTGGGCCTGGGCGTGCAGGAACCCATGACCAGCTGGGGCGTGCTGATCGCCGACGGGGCGCAGGAGATGGAGGTGGCGCCCCACATGCTGTTCTTCCCGGCCGCCTTCCTGACGGCGACCCTGTTCTGCTTCAACCTGATCGGCGAGGGCTTGCGCGGCGCGCTCGAGCCCGGGGACCGGTAG
- a CDS encoding ABC transporter ATP-binding protein, which produces MAEPLFQLSGLTVDFATREGPVRAVRGVDLAVGRGECLGVVGESGSGKSQLFLAALGLSAANARVGGSARFDGQELLGLKSSALNRVRGTRIALVFQDGGTALTPHLRIGRQMAEGLVAHRGCSWTDARRRCLDMLSLVRIPDAARRLDQYPHELSGGMRQRVLIAMALLCDPDLLIADEPTTALDVTVQAQVLDLLADLRRDRGMAVVLITHDLGTVAGLCDRVAVMYAGRLVESGPVAALFDAPAHPYTRGLLASVPRLDGADGPLATIPGQPPDMRTPPLGCAFAPRCAWVGEDCRAAEPPLLVDGVRSRACHRAVAALEVRP; this is translated from the coding sequence ATGGCGGAACCCCTGTTCCAGCTGTCCGGCCTGACGGTCGATTTCGCCACGCGCGAAGGCCCCGTGCGGGCGGTACGCGGCGTGGATTTGGCGGTGGGCCGGGGCGAATGCCTGGGCGTCGTCGGCGAAAGCGGATCGGGCAAAAGCCAGCTGTTCCTGGCGGCCCTGGGCCTGTCGGCCGCCAATGCCCGTGTGGGCGGCAGCGCGCGCTTCGATGGCCAGGAACTGCTGGGCCTGAAGTCCAGCGCCCTCAACCGGGTGCGGGGCACGCGCATCGCTTTGGTGTTCCAGGATGGCGGCACGGCCCTGACGCCGCATCTGCGCATCGGCCGCCAGATGGCGGAGGGGCTGGTGGCCCACCGGGGATGCTCGTGGACGGACGCCCGGCGCCGTTGCCTGGACATGCTGTCGCTGGTGCGCATTCCGGATGCCGCCCGGCGCCTGGACCAGTATCCGCATGAACTGTCGGGCGGCATGCGCCAGCGGGTGCTGATCGCCATGGCCCTGCTGTGCGATCCCGACCTGCTGATCGCGGATGAGCCCACCACCGCGCTGGACGTGACGGTGCAGGCGCAGGTCCTGGACCTGCTGGCCGATCTGCGACGGGACCGGGGCATGGCGGTGGTGCTGATCACCCACGATCTGGGCACGGTGGCCGGCCTGTGTGACCGGGTGGCGGTGATGTACGCCGGCCGCCTGGTGGAAAGCGGGCCGGTGGCCGCGCTGTTCGACGCCCCCGCCCATCCCTACACCCGGGGCCTGCTGGCCTCCGTCCCCCGGCTGGATGGCGCGGACGGTCCCCTGGCCACCATCCCGGGCCAGCCGCCCGACATGCGGACACCGCCGCTGGGCTGCGCCTTCGCACCGCGCTGCGCCTGGGTGGGGGAGGATTGCCGGGCGGCGGAACCGCCGTTGCTGGTTGATGGCGTCCGTTCCCGCGCCTGCCATCGCGCCGTCGCCGCGCTGGAGGTCCGGCCATGA
- a CDS encoding ATP-binding cassette domain-containing protein, whose product MSGGLLRVEDLSVQFPVRLPGLLARRGTLQAVAGISFVLAPGETLGVVGESGCGKSTLGRAILRLLPDAASITGRALLDGADLMALAGEALRRRRADIQMVFQDPLASLSPRRTVGQAIAEPLSAFRPDLDGGTRAALVAEMMDRVGLSPALAGRYPHEFSGGQCQRIAIARAMVAAPRLVVCDEAVSALDVSVQAQIVNLLAALQAQTGLSLLFISHDLAVVRHLSHRVMVLYLGRVMEIADRDSLYARPLHPYTQALLAAVPSLSGVRARTPMALGADLPSPLDPPSGCVFRTRCPRATDLCAAQVPPLVSHGPGRQVACHHPG is encoded by the coding sequence ATGAGCGGTGGTCTGCTGCGGGTGGAGGATCTGTCGGTCCAATTTCCCGTGCGCCTGCCGGGGCTGCTGGCGCGCCGCGGCACCTTGCAGGCGGTGGCGGGTATCAGCTTCGTCTTGGCGCCGGGGGAAACGCTGGGCGTGGTGGGGGAAAGTGGCTGCGGCAAGTCCACCCTGGGCCGGGCCATCCTGCGCCTGCTGCCCGATGCCGCGTCGATCACGGGACGGGCGCTGCTGGACGGCGCCGACCTCATGGCGCTGGCGGGCGAGGCCCTGCGCCGCCGCCGCGCCGACATCCAGATGGTGTTCCAGGACCCGCTGGCCAGCCTCAGCCCGCGTCGGACGGTTGGGCAGGCGATCGCGGAACCGCTAAGCGCTTTCCGTCCCGATCTGGACGGGGGGACGCGGGCCGCGCTGGTGGCGGAGATGATGGACCGGGTGGGGCTATCCCCCGCCCTGGCCGGGCGCTACCCCCACGAATTCTCCGGCGGGCAGTGCCAGCGCATCGCCATCGCCCGCGCCATGGTCGCGGCCCCACGCCTTGTGGTGTGTGATGAGGCGGTGTCGGCGCTGGACGTCTCCGTCCAGGCGCAGATCGTCAACCTGCTGGCGGCGCTACAGGCGCAAACGGGCCTGTCGCTGCTGTTCATCAGCCACGACCTGGCGGTGGTGCGCCATCTCAGCCATCGGGTGATGGTGCTGTACCTGGGGCGGGTGATGGAAATCGCCGACCGTGACAGCCTGTATGCCCGGCCGCTGCACCCCTATACCCAGGCGCTGCTGGCGGCGGTGCCGTCGCTGTCGGGCGTCAGGGCCAGGACACCGATGGCCCTGGGGGCCGACCTGCCGTCGCCCCTGGACCCGCCATCGGGCTGCGTCTTCCGCACCCGCTGTCCGCGCGCCACCGATCTGTGCGCGGCCCAGGTTCCGCCGCTGGTCAGCCACGGGCCGGGCCGTCAGGTGGCGTGCCACCACCCGGGCTGA
- a CDS encoding TerC family protein codes for MADLMLLAELTALLQVLLIDLVLAGDNALVVGMAATGVPVEQRRKVIFWGIGVAVIMRIGFALLATRLLDIIGLTLAGGILLLWVCWKLWRELRNHGKEQAHDLPGNTDSATGAKGKSVAVAIRQIAVADISMSLDNVLAVAGAAEDHTWVMVLGLILSVALMGAAATLIARLLSRYFWISYIGLAIIAYVACHMIWDGGWEVAPFIQHLIPIKS; via the coding sequence ATGGCCGACCTGATGCTGCTCGCCGAACTGACCGCCCTTCTCCAGGTTCTACTGATCGATCTTGTACTGGCGGGTGACAACGCCCTGGTGGTGGGCATGGCCGCCACGGGCGTGCCCGTGGAACAGCGGCGCAAAGTAATCTTCTGGGGCATCGGCGTCGCCGTGATCATGCGCATCGGCTTCGCCCTGCTGGCCACCCGCCTACTGGACATCATCGGCCTGACGCTGGCCGGCGGCATCCTGCTGCTGTGGGTGTGCTGGAAGCTGTGGCGCGAGTTGCGCAACCACGGCAAGGAACAGGCGCACGACCTGCCCGGGAACACCGACAGCGCCACCGGCGCCAAGGGCAAGAGCGTGGCCGTCGCCATCCGCCAGATCGCCGTGGCCGACATTTCCATGTCCCTGGACAACGTCCTGGCCGTGGCCGGCGCGGCCGAGGACCACACCTGGGTCATGGTGCTGGGCCTGATCCTTTCGGTGGCCCTGATGGGGGCCGCCGCGACACTGATTGCCCGCCTGCTGTCCCGCTATTTCTGGATTTCATATATCGGGCTGGCGATCATCGCCTATGTCGCCTGCCACATGATCTGGGACGGCGGCTGGGAAGTGGCCCCCTTCATCCAGCACCTGATTCCCATCAAGTCTTGA
- the phoU gene encoding phosphate signaling complex protein PhoU — MSEPLPRHIVTSYENELQRLDALVAEMGGRAEQQLEQATRAVLERDNALARETVVQDQVLDALEHEVESLIIRLLALRHPMAIDLRHTLAAMKAANALERVGDYAKNMAKRALVLNAAPTLGATASVGRLSQLARQQLAGAIEAFTNRDTVLAADVWRRDQELDDMHAGVTQEIFACVAKDPSLIEACTSLQFIAKNLERVGDLATNIAEMVQFDATGRLVEPDRPRGGEAH; from the coding sequence ATGTCCGAGCCCTTGCCCCGCCACATCGTCACGTCTTACGAGAACGAGCTGCAGCGCCTGGACGCGCTGGTGGCCGAGATGGGCGGCCGGGCCGAACAGCAACTGGAACAGGCCACCCGTGCCGTGCTGGAGCGTGACAACGCCCTGGCGCGCGAGACCGTGGTCCAGGACCAGGTGCTGGACGCGCTGGAACATGAGGTGGAAAGCCTGATCATCCGCCTGCTGGCCCTGCGCCATCCCATGGCCATCGACCTGCGCCACACCCTGGCCGCCATGAAGGCCGCCAACGCGCTGGAGCGGGTGGGCGACTACGCCAAGAACATGGCCAAGCGCGCCCTGGTGCTGAACGCCGCGCCCACGCTGGGTGCCACCGCGTCGGTGGGCCGTCTGTCGCAACTGGCCCGCCAACAGCTGGCCGGCGCCATCGAGGCCTTCACCAACCGCGACACCGTGCTGGCCGCCGACGTCTGGCGCCGCGACCAGGAACTGGACGACATGCACGCCGGCGTGACGCAGGAGATTTTCGCCTGCGTCGCCAAGGACCCCAGCCTGATCGAGGCCTGCACCAGCCTGCAGTTCATCGCCAAGAACCTGGAGCGCGTGGGCGACCTCGCCACCAACATCGCGGAAATGGTGCAGTTCGACGCCACCGGCCGCCTGGTGGAACCCGACCGCCCGCGCGGCGGCGAGGCGCATTGA
- the recQ gene encoding DNA helicase RecQ — protein MAARDILKRVYGYSAFRGNQEDIITHVIQGGDALVLMPTGGGKSLCFQIPALARPGVAIVVSPLIALMRDQVDTLRQAGVRAAYLNSTLDWREALDVERACERGDLDLLYVAPERLVTPRFLELLDRSRISLFALDEAHCVSQWGHDFRPEYLQLSVLHERFPTVPRIALTATADAQTQADIVARLALGEARQFVSSFDRPNITYRVAPKDNERRQLLDFIRRNHAEDAGIVYCLSRARVEALASWLKDQGLDALPYHAGLDPAVRQANQDRFIKGEGVVVVATIAFGMGIDKPNVRFVAHMDAPKSLEAYYQETGRAGRDGLAANALMLYGLQDVVMLRQMMDASDSSEQHKRTERRKLDALLGFCETAHCRRQVLLTYFGEEHAGNCGNCDTCFEPVETWDGTVAAQKALSAVYRTGQKFGVGHLIDVLRGGATEKVVRFGHDQLKTFGCGADIPKGDWQTVFRQLVALGHLTADPEGHGGLTLTDQAAAVLKGQETVRLRRDRAVLSGEGRRGSSGSAGNRSRSGPSLNPPDDALWHRLKAVRLELAKAQGVPPYVIFHDSTLMEMVINRPRDLTALGLLPGVGVRKLERYGATFLDAILAESV, from the coding sequence ATGGCGGCGCGCGACATCCTGAAGCGGGTCTACGGCTATTCCGCCTTCCGCGGGAACCAGGAAGACATCATCACCCACGTCATCCAGGGCGGCGACGCCCTGGTGCTGATGCCCACCGGCGGTGGCAAGTCGCTGTGCTTCCAGATCCCGGCCCTGGCCCGGCCGGGTGTCGCCATCGTCGTTTCCCCCCTGATCGCCCTGATGCGCGACCAGGTGGACACCCTGCGCCAGGCGGGCGTGCGCGCCGCCTACCTGAACTCCACCCTCGACTGGCGTGAGGCGCTGGACGTGGAGCGGGCATGCGAGCGCGGCGACCTGGACCTGCTGTACGTGGCGCCCGAACGGCTGGTGACGCCCCGCTTCCTGGAACTGCTGGACCGCTCACGCATCTCCTTGTTCGCGCTGGACGAAGCGCACTGCGTCAGCCAGTGGGGCCACGACTTCCGCCCGGAATATTTGCAGCTGTCGGTGCTGCACGAACGTTTCCCCACCGTGCCGCGCATCGCCCTGACGGCCACGGCGGACGCGCAGACCCAAGCCGACATCGTGGCCCGCCTGGCGCTGGGCGAGGCGCGGCAGTTCGTCTCCAGCTTCGACCGGCCCAACATCACCTACCGCGTGGCGCCCAAGGACAATGAGCGGCGCCAGTTGCTGGATTTCATCCGCCGCAACCATGCGGAGGATGCGGGCATCGTCTATTGCCTGTCACGGGCGCGGGTGGAGGCGCTGGCCAGCTGGCTGAAGGACCAGGGTCTGGACGCCCTGCCCTACCATGCCGGGCTGGACCCGGCCGTGCGCCAGGCCAACCAGGACCGCTTCATCAAGGGCGAGGGCGTGGTGGTGGTGGCGACCATCGCCTTCGGCATGGGCATCGACAAGCCCAACGTGCGTTTCGTCGCCCACATGGACGCGCCCAAGAGCCTGGAAGCCTATTACCAGGAAACCGGCCGCGCCGGCCGCGACGGCCTGGCCGCCAATGCCCTGATGCTGTACGGCCTGCAGGACGTGGTCATGCTGCGCCAGATGATGGACGCGTCCGACAGCAGCGAACAGCACAAGCGCACCGAACGGCGCAAGCTGGACGCCCTGCTGGGCTTTTGCGAGACCGCGCACTGCCGCCGCCAGGTGCTGCTCACCTATTTCGGGGAGGAGCATGCGGGCAACTGCGGCAACTGCGACACCTGTTTCGAACCGGTGGAAACCTGGGACGGCACGGTGGCGGCGCAAAAGGCCCTGTCGGCCGTCTACCGCACCGGCCAGAAGTTCGGCGTCGGCCACCTGATCGACGTGCTGCGCGGCGGCGCCACCGAAAAGGTGGTGCGCTTCGGCCATGACCAGCTGAAAACCTTCGGCTGCGGCGCCGACATCCCCAAGGGCGACTGGCAGACGGTGTTCCGCCAGCTGGTGGCGCTAGGCCACCTGACGGCCGATCCGGAGGGCCATGGCGGCCTGACGCTGACCGACCAGGCGGCCGCCGTGCTGAAGGGGCAGGAGACGGTACGCCTGCGCCGCGACCGCGCCGTGCTGTCCGGCGAGGGCCGCCGGGGTTCCTCGGGAAGTGCCGGCAACCGCAGCCGCAGCGGCCCGTCCCTGAACCCGCCGGACGACGCGCTGTGGCACCGCCTGAAGGCCGTCCGCCTGGAATTGGCCAAGGCCCAGGGCGTGCCGCCCTATGTCATCTTCCACGACAGCACGCTGATGGAAATGGTGATCAACCGCCCGCGCGACCTGACCGCCCTGGGCCTGCTGCCCGGCGTGGGCGTTCGCAAGCTGGAACGCTACGGCGCCACCTTCCTGGACGCCATCCTGGCGGAAAGCGTCTAG